In Cloacibacterium caeni, a single window of DNA contains:
- a CDS encoding TolC family protein: MKKILTVFILFVSIFGLCQKKWSLEDCIEYAKKNNLQIAQNTISKKIQDKNLEIAKREYLPVISGNFNNSINFGQAQYLGTNVRNDNFKNTINVGASVLLYNNRRLEKSVRKAEFEVEASQYDIISTQNNISVLIIQQYLTILLNKEKIKIFQSSFENAQKIYDRSKITTNAGTTSKTIEYESAAALSREKQNLKTAEIETEKSLFLLSQLLQMSNYKELDIEAINLSDNLENNIIEKDIWNITSAQPELKAAKSRINSAKLSTSILKTNYYPSITIQLGMNSFYNNLLNTKDKSSFLKQYSNNFVQEIGVSANIPIFNKGITKLQIEQSEINENLAKNNLDQQRQNVEQKIQKILFDMKSNFEIYSTAKENEKSAYLALDFAEKSFKAGLTSIYDVNVARNNYINAQSSLLQSKYSFIFSKKLLEFYENER, translated from the coding sequence ATGAAGAAGATTTTAACTGTTTTTATCTTATTCGTTTCTATTTTTGGATTGTGCCAAAAGAAATGGAGTTTAGAAGACTGCATAGAATATGCTAAAAAAAATAATTTGCAAATAGCACAAAATACTATTTCAAAAAAAATACAAGACAAAAATTTAGAAATTGCTAAAAGAGAATACCTGCCTGTCATTTCTGGAAATTTCAACAATAGTATAAATTTTGGACAAGCTCAATATTTAGGAACAAATGTAAGGAATGATAATTTTAAAAATACAATTAATGTTGGAGCTTCTGTTTTATTATACAATAACAGAAGGTTAGAAAAATCTGTTCGGAAAGCTGAGTTTGAAGTAGAAGCTAGCCAATATGATATTATAAGCACTCAAAATAATATATCCGTACTGATTATTCAACAATACTTAACAATTCTTCTGAATAAAGAAAAGATTAAAATATTTCAAAGTTCATTTGAAAATGCTCAAAAAATATATGATCGTTCAAAAATTACCACCAATGCGGGAACAACCTCAAAAACAATTGAGTATGAGTCTGCAGCTGCTTTATCTAGGGAAAAACAAAATTTAAAAACCGCAGAGATAGAAACAGAGAAAAGTCTATTCTTGCTCTCACAACTTCTCCAGATGTCTAATTATAAAGAACTTGATATAGAAGCTATTAATCTTTCTGACAATTTAGAGAATAATATAATTGAAAAAGATATTTGGAATATAACAAGCGCTCAACCAGAATTAAAGGCTGCTAAAAGTAGAATTAATTCTGCAAAATTATCAACATCTATTTTAAAGACTAATTATTATCCATCAATAACTATTCAATTAGGGATGAACAGTTTTTATAATAATTTATTAAATACAAAAGATAAAAGTAGTTTTTTAAAACAATATTCAAACAATTTTGTTCAAGAAATTGGGGTATCTGCAAATATTCCTATTTTTAATAAAGGCATTACCAAATTACAAATTGAACAAAGTGAAATAAATGAAAATCTTGCAAAAAATAACTTAGATCAGCAAAGACAGAATGTAGAACAAAAAATACAAAAAATACTTTTTGATATGAAATCTAATTTTGAAATATATTCTACTGCAAAGGAAAATGAAAAAAGTGCATATTTAGCACTAGATTTTGCCGAAAAAAGTTTTAAAGCAGGCTTAACATCAATTTATGATGTTAATGTTGCTAGAAATAACTACATAAATGCACAAAGTTCATTGCTACAATCAAAATATTCTTTTATTTTTAGTAAAAAACTATTGGAATTTTATGAAAATGAGAGATAA
- a CDS encoding peptidase domain-containing ABC transporter has translation MKNSTLIKQHDIRDCGAACLASVSAHYGLKIPIAKIRQICHTDKRGTNVLGMVQGLEALGFNAKGVKGGADALPEIPLPAIAHVVVKEQLHHFVVIYKVSKEKIYVMDPAFGKIEEYTIDDFSKIWTGVLILLEPNEYFEQKDESTSIYSRFWNLVQPHKSILIQALIGAVVYTVLGLSTSIYIQKITDYVLIDGNRRLLNLLSIAMIVILLFQIFIGYMKSVLVLQTGQKMDKHLILGYYKHLLKLPQRFFDTMKVGEIISRVNDAVKIRTFINDVSIQIFVNIFIVLFSFALMFTYYWKLALITALVIPFYLLVYFITNKLNKKVERKLMQESAELESHLVESLNSVRTIKQFGVETFANNKTDNRFSNLLKTIYKSVINALFSGNSSEFLSRIFTIVLLWAGAGYVIDREITPGELLSFYALIGYFTGPVSQLIGMNKTIQNALIAADRLFEIMDLEREETTDKIELTAESIGNIQFKDVYFSYGSRVDVFEGFNCEIEKGKTTAIVGESGSGKTTLASLVQNLYPLKNGKIMIGDYDINYISNFSLRNLVSVVPQQIDLFSGNVIENIALGEDIPDIQRIIDITKNLGILEFIEKLPNGFQTYLGENGSQLSGGQKQRIAIARALYKNPEILILDEATSSLDTEAEQIIQKTLNELKAQGKTMIVIAHRLSTIANSDIILVMKEGKIIEEGTHRDLLSTDTSYKSMWEKQITNLG, from the coding sequence ATGAAAAATTCTACATTAATAAAACAACACGACATCAGAGACTGCGGAGCTGCTTGTTTAGCTTCCGTTTCGGCACATTACGGACTTAAAATTCCTATTGCAAAAATTCGACAAATTTGTCATACTGATAAAAGAGGAACTAATGTTCTAGGTATGGTGCAAGGTTTAGAAGCACTTGGTTTTAATGCCAAAGGTGTAAAAGGTGGAGCAGATGCTTTACCAGAAATTCCGCTTCCTGCAATTGCACACGTAGTTGTAAAAGAGCAATTGCACCACTTTGTAGTAATCTATAAAGTTTCCAAAGAAAAAATCTATGTAATGGATCCTGCTTTTGGAAAAATAGAAGAATACACCATAGATGATTTTTCAAAAATTTGGACAGGTGTTCTTATCTTACTAGAACCTAACGAATATTTTGAGCAAAAAGACGAAAGTACAAGTATATACAGTAGATTTTGGAACTTGGTTCAACCACATAAAAGCATTTTGATACAAGCGCTTATTGGCGCTGTTGTTTATACTGTTCTAGGTTTATCTACTTCTATTTATATTCAGAAAATTACTGATTATGTTTTAATTGATGGAAATAGAAGGTTACTTAATTTGCTTTCTATTGCAATGATTGTGATTCTTCTTTTCCAAATTTTCATTGGATATATGAAATCTGTTTTGGTTTTGCAAACAGGACAGAAAATGGATAAACATTTGATATTGGGTTATTACAAACATTTATTAAAACTTCCTCAACGTTTTTTTGACACGATGAAAGTCGGGGAGATTATCTCCAGAGTTAATGATGCCGTAAAAATTAGAACTTTTATTAATGATGTTTCCATTCAAATTTTTGTAAACATTTTTATTGTTTTGTTTTCGTTCGCTTTAATGTTTACATACTATTGGAAACTGGCTTTAATTACTGCTTTGGTTATTCCTTTTTATCTGTTGGTTTATTTTATAACGAATAAACTCAACAAAAAAGTAGAAAGAAAGCTAATGCAAGAAAGTGCAGAACTAGAAAGTCATTTAGTAGAATCTCTTAATTCTGTAAGAACCATTAAACAGTTTGGCGTAGAAACCTTTGCGAATAATAAAACCGATAATCGTTTTTCAAATTTATTAAAGACGATTTACAAGTCTGTTATTAACGCTTTGTTCTCGGGAAATTCATCTGAATTCTTATCTAGAATATTTACTATTGTTTTACTTTGGGCCGGTGCAGGATATGTTATTGATAGAGAAATAACACCTGGAGAACTGCTTTCTTTTTATGCTTTAATTGGCTATTTTACTGGTCCTGTTTCTCAATTGATTGGAATGAATAAAACCATACAAAACGCATTGATTGCTGCTGACAGACTTTTTGAGATAATGGATTTAGAAAGGGAAGAAACCACAGATAAGATTGAACTTACAGCAGAAAGTATAGGAAACATACAGTTTAAAGATGTGTATTTTAGTTATGGAAGTAGGGTTGATGTTTTTGAAGGATTCAATTGTGAAATAGAAAAAGGGAAAACTACTGCTATCGTAGGTGAAAGTGGAAGTGGTAAAACAACTTTGGCTTCTTTAGTACAAAATCTTTATCCTTTAAAGAATGGTAAAATAATGATTGGAGATTATGACATTAATTACATTTCTAATTTTTCTTTAAGGAATTTAGTTTCGGTAGTTCCTCAACAAATTGATTTATTTTCTGGTAATGTTATTGAAAATATTGCTTTAGGTGAAGATATTCCTGATATTCAAAGAATCATTGACATCACAAAAAATTTAGGGATTCTAGAATTTATAGAAAAATTGCCTAATGGTTTTCAAACCTATCTTGGTGAAAATGGCTCTCAACTTTCTGGCGGACAAAAACAAAGAATTGCTATTGCAAGAGCTTTATACAAAAATCCTGAAATTTTAATTTTAGATGAAGCTACTTCTTCTCTTGATACTGAAGCAGAACAAATTATTCAGAAAACACTTAATGAATTAAAAGCACAAGGAAAAACAATGATTGTAATTGCTCACCGATTAAGCACTATTGCTAATTCTGATATAATTTTGGTGATGAAAGAAGGTAAAATTATTGAAGAAGGCACTCATAGAGATTTACTCTCTACTGATACCTCTTATAAATCTATGTGGGAAAAACAAATAACAAATTTAGGTTAG